The Vulpes vulpes isolate BD-2025 unplaced genomic scaffold, VulVul3 u000000828, whole genome shotgun sequence genome includes a region encoding these proteins:
- the LOC140597543 gene encoding uncharacterized protein CXorf49 homolog, whose translation MSAPDEVSVWRAGFGPEGGEQASGAPRGPGLGLDPGPPQSGEGEGGFPDPEGFESEREVMEAGGPVLWGREGRPGTPADDKGDALDYASHLADESGAAIVQQLTDPDALGVRRNPSPESCAAEGSGVWAGLEAGPGGRGALALSRGESQPPSAVPLHLGGPEGARPRGNPRRGSKSRSTVRVDRQRPSAKGPGRRPSDPESSDEFGEIQLMRVSFYSKERGQAKPNSPEDPGDTPRQPSFHVRENFLQVPGSFLSSAPRGFTSVVERQAVGEVDISSSKKMQSVVWGKGGNRPSYPVAAAAPAAAAAAGSLPPATPRKKVAQEKKSLGGASKVTQGRSFPPWGQRVSAAPLEPATFPPISGVPLLGRNKRYSLVPSGSKQSKHTGRSRKKSGPRTTRESEPVVVTGEGSDSNRDTVPKGQLPTHRPGPCCSGMHRGECSSGDLNTRAPEVPGSSAPSALSQGDVMPRGRAPSSDQEPLDHLPRPERLQQPPGTQGCPRCLVLQREIDDLKEQLAAMQSLTDKFQTL comes from the exons ATGAGCGCCCCCGACGAGGTGTCTGTCTGGCGAGCGGGTTTCGGCCCGGAGGGCGGGGAGCAGGCCAGCGGAGCCCCGCGGGGACCAGGACTAGGTCTGGATCCGGGGCCGCCTCAGAGCGGCGAGGGTGAGGGCGGGTTCCCAGACCCCGAGGGCTTCGAGTCCGAGCGGGAAGTGATGGAAGCGGGAGGGCCGGTGCTTTGGGGCCGCGAAGGCCGCCCCGGCACCCCGGCGGACGACAAGGGGGACGCCCTGGACTACGCGTCCCACCTTGCTGACGAGTCCGGGGCCGCCATCGTGCAGCAGCTGACCGACCCGGATGCCCTGGGCGTGCGGAGAAACCCATCCCCAGAGAGCTGCGCCGCTGAAGGGTCTGGCGTTTGGGCGGGCCTAGAGGCAGGGCCCGGTGGTCGAGGCGCGCTTGCCCTGAGCCGCGGAGAATCGCAGCCGCCTTCCGCTGTCCCGCTCCACCTCGGTGGGCCCGAGGGAGCCCGGCCCCGGGGGAACCCGAGAAGAGGTTCCAAGAGCAGGTCCACCGTCAGGGTGGATCGCCAGCGGCCCTCCGCCAAAGGCCCGGGCCGGCGGCCTTCCGACCCCGAGTCATCAGATGAGTTCGGTGAGATACAGCTGATGAGGGTGAGCTTTTACTCCAAAGAAAGAGGCCAAGCCAAGCCCAACAGCCCCGAGGATCCCGGGGACACACCCAGACAACCGAGTTTCCATGTCAGGGAGAATTTCCTTCAGGTGCCAGGTTCTTTCCTGTCCTCGGCTCCCCGAGGATTCACTTCGGTTGTGGAGAGGCAGGCCGTGGGAGAGGTGGACATCTCCTCCTCTAAGAAAATGCAAAGTGTggtctgggggaagggagggaacagGCCCAGCTACCCGGTAGCCGCAGCCGCCCCGGCggccgctgctgctgctggcagCCTGCCCCCGGCCACCCCTAGGAAGAAGGTGGCCCAGGAGAAGAAATCCCTAGGGGGGGCCTCAAAAGTTACCCAAGGGAGAAGCTTTCCTCCCTGGGGGCAGAGAGTCTCGGCAGCTCCCCTGGAACCAGCCACCTTTCCCCCAATCTCTGGGGTTCCGCTGCTTGGGAGGAACAAGAGGTATTCCTTGGTTCCATCGGGAAGCAAACAGTCCAAGCACACCGGCCGCTCCCGGAAGAAATCTGGGCCCAGGACGACACGGGAGTCGGAGCCAGTGGTGGTGACAGGAGAAGGCAGTGACTCAAACAGAGACACAGTGCCCAAGGGCCAA CTTCCAACACACAGGCCAGGACCATGTTGTTCGGGCATGCATCGTGGAGAATGCAGCAGTGGCGACCTCAACACCAGAGCCCCCGAAGTTCCAGGAAGCTCCGCGCCCTCAGCCCTGAGCCAGGGAGACGTCATGCCCAGAGGGCGTGCACCCTCCA gTGACCAGGAGCCGCTTGACCACCTCCCAAGACCGGAAAGGCTGCAGCAACCACCTGGAACACAGGGCTGTCCTCGG TGTCTCGTGCTACAGAGAGAAATAGACGACCTGAAAGAGCAGCTTG CGGCCATGCAGTCCCTGACTGACAAGTTCCAGACCCTTTGA